The genomic stretch TCGAGGAGCTGGTGCCCTGGCTCGCCGAGCGCGGCAAGTCGGTGGTCATGGACGTAGATACCGCCGCCCTGGTTGGCGAGACAACGGGGGTTGAGAAAGACCGGCTCCCCGACGAGGTGGCGATGATTATCGTCCTCGGCGGCGACGGGACCTTCCTAAGCGTCGCCCGCCTCATAGAGGGCCGCGACGTCCCGCTGCTCGGGGTCAACCTGGGCGGCCTCGGCTTCTTGACGGAGGTGACCCAGGAGCAAATCTTCGAGACGCTCGGGGAGATTTTCGAGGGCAACTACGGCGTGGGCGAGCGGCTGCTCCTTCAGGCGCACGTCCACCGCGACGACGAGCGGATCGCCGAATACCGGGCCCTCAACGACGTGGTCATCAACAAGGGCGCGCTGGCCCGCATCATCTCGCTGGAGACCTACGTAAACGGCGTCTACGTCAATACCTTCGCCGCCGACGGCATCATCATCTCGACCCCCACGGGCTCGACCGCCTACAACCTGGCGGCCGGCGGGCCGATCCTCTCTCCGGAGCTGGGGGCCCTCATCATCAACCCCATCTGCCCCCACACCCTCACCAACCGGCCCCTGGTGCTGCCCGAAGATGTGACGGTCGA from Nitrospinota bacterium encodes the following:
- a CDS encoding NAD(+)/NADH kinase, which encodes MKSIGIISKPHHAEAKRVLEELVPWLAERGKSVVMDVDTAALVGETTGVEKDRLPDEVAMIIVLGGDGTFLSVARLIEGRDVPLLGVNLGGLGFLTEVTQEQIFETLGEIFEGNYGVGERLLLQAHVHRDDERIAEYRALNDVVINKGALARIISLETYVNGVYVNTFAADGIIISTPTGSTAYNLAAGGPILSPELGALIINPICPHTLTNRPLVLPEDVTVEVVLKAEGEDVLLTLDGQVGFALRYDDVVEVRKAPETVKLIEPPRRNYFQVLRTKLRWGER